The proteins below come from a single Roseiflexus sp. RS-1 genomic window:
- a CDS encoding FAD binding domain-containing protein, whose protein sequence is MIPAPFQYFAPRTVNEAIGLLQQHGDDAKLLAGGHSLLPALKLRLAQPAVLIDISHVSELKGITSNGDRLVIGAGATYHEIATSEAVRSGCLALAECVGQIGDIQVRNRGTLGGSLAHADPAADLPAVVLALGATINVMGPNGARSIAADDMFVAMMTTAISPDEVMTSVTFPILGRGEGAAYAKLRQPASRYAIVGVAAYVKLDGGTVAACRIGVTGAGAVAVRQPAAEAALVGTSGDDAAVAAAANAAGDGIDYLGDIHASAEYRQAMVKVYTRRALTEALRRARA, encoded by the coding sequence ATGATACCGGCACCCTTTCAGTATTTTGCACCCAGGACGGTCAACGAGGCAATCGGGTTGCTCCAGCAGCACGGAGACGACGCCAAGTTGCTGGCAGGCGGTCACTCGCTGCTCCCCGCGCTGAAACTGCGCCTGGCACAACCCGCAGTGCTGATCGATATCAGTCATGTGTCGGAGTTGAAGGGCATCACCTCCAACGGAGATCGTCTGGTAATCGGCGCTGGCGCAACCTATCACGAGATTGCGACGAGTGAGGCGGTGCGTTCCGGTTGCCTGGCGCTTGCCGAGTGCGTTGGACAGATCGGCGATATTCAGGTGCGCAATCGTGGAACTCTTGGCGGGTCGCTGGCGCATGCCGATCCGGCAGCTGATCTCCCGGCGGTTGTGCTGGCGCTCGGCGCGACGATTAACGTGATGGGACCGAACGGCGCGCGCAGCATTGCCGCCGACGATATGTTCGTGGCGATGATGACCACGGCGATCTCGCCAGACGAAGTGATGACGTCGGTGACATTCCCCATTCTGGGCAGGGGCGAAGGCGCAGCATACGCCAAACTGCGCCAGCCAGCGTCGCGCTACGCTATCGTCGGTGTGGCAGCGTATGTCAAACTCGACGGCGGAACCGTTGCTGCGTGTCGCATCGGCGTCACCGGCGCCGGTGCAGTTGCGGTACGCCAGCCAGCCGCAGAAGCGGCGCTGGTCGGCACCTCTGGCGATGACGCAGCGGTGGCGGCAGCGGCGAATGCTGCTGGCGACGGGATCGATTACCTGGGGGACATCCATGCATCGGCGGAGTACCGCCAGGCGATGGTGAAGGTCTATACCCGCCGCGCGCTGACCGAAGCGCTCCGCCGCGCACGCGCGTAA
- a CDS encoding tetratricopeptide repeat protein — MTHRRRRARMRNRIDDLISTLAAEDRMTDLEHELDQVTFWKLRSSERETWHYARGIAAFRRGDYAQALQRFEKGRTAAPRSARIAFALGQEYERVGRVADMLAAFDACPFPRVPSAYALMQARFAYLWDHPQKALQYVLPILDTYEALQIADDHFLFIRGLPFFGETWSYLGAFLELTGDLAMLRALTERARQHLKEYVFDGQVLVLECLERNDVTPLIAALEHTVQEGMALGWPVGYPAICLAVLQSQRTDDPQEAEHILDAVTLSDEDPPLLDDIRLLARCAVAHRAGDDEREALLMRQFLERQPMLLEPSRAFDVRLLQYQERLKPLYREGRVPEGASG, encoded by the coding sequence ATGACACATCGCCGCCGTCGGGCGCGGATGCGGAACCGGATCGATGACCTGATCAGTACGCTTGCGGCAGAAGATCGCATGACCGATCTTGAACACGAACTCGACCAGGTGACGTTCTGGAAGTTACGCAGCAGCGAACGTGAAACCTGGCACTACGCGCGGGGCATCGCCGCTTTTCGTCGCGGCGACTACGCGCAGGCGCTGCAACGCTTCGAGAAGGGACGCACCGCTGCGCCGCGATCTGCACGGATCGCTTTTGCGCTGGGTCAGGAGTACGAGCGGGTCGGGCGGGTCGCAGATATGCTGGCGGCATTCGACGCCTGTCCATTCCCGCGTGTGCCGTCCGCTTACGCGCTGATGCAGGCGCGTTTCGCCTACCTGTGGGATCACCCGCAGAAAGCGCTCCAGTATGTGTTGCCCATTCTTGACACCTATGAAGCGCTCCAGATCGCCGACGATCATTTCCTGTTCATACGGGGGTTGCCCTTCTTTGGCGAAACGTGGTCATATCTGGGAGCATTCCTGGAGTTGACCGGCGATCTTGCAATGTTGCGCGCGCTTACCGAACGCGCCCGCCAGCATCTCAAGGAGTATGTCTTTGACGGACAGGTGTTGGTGCTCGAATGTCTGGAGCGCAACGATGTTACGCCGCTCATCGCAGCGCTCGAACACACCGTGCAGGAAGGCATGGCGCTCGGATGGCCCGTCGGGTACCCGGCAATCTGCCTGGCAGTGCTGCAATCGCAGCGCACCGATGATCCGCAGGAAGCCGAACACATCCTCGACGCAGTGACCCTGAGCGATGAAGACCCGCCCTTGCTGGACGATATCCGGCTTCTGGCGCGGTGCGCCGTTGCTCACCGGGCAGGAGATGATGAACGTGAAGCGCTGTTGATGCGCCAGTTTCTGGAGCGTCAGCCGATGCTCCTCGAACCATCACGCGCGTTCGATGTGCGCCTGCTTCAGTATCAGGAGCGGTTGAAGCCGCTCTATCGGGAGGGGAGAGTGCCAGAGGGCGCTTCTGGATAG
- a CDS encoding bifunctional class I SAM-dependent methyltransferase/HIT family protein, which yields MTAKERNRESFPIRYLFQKGLINGRVLDFGCGLGSDVRFLRQKGYNVTGYDPHYAPDQPKGKFDTIVCIYVLNVLLPKEQEYVLMSISELLLPEGSAYFAVRRDIRRDGFRLHLKHRVEVYQCSVTLPYQSILRTDHCEIYHYRHYNQLSSPSTPSTCPFCTPANDYELLTESANAYAVLVRRPISPGHTLVIPKKHFTRYLQIPHYTVESYWSVVERVKQILNERFYPKHFNIKVDTDTVAGHVYIHIIPQYA from the coding sequence ATGACTGCAAAAGAACGCAACCGAGAGTCATTTCCGATAAGGTACTTATTTCAAAAGGGTTTGATAAACGGTCGTGTTTTAGATTTTGGGTGTGGTCTGGGATCAGATGTAAGGTTCCTTCGACAAAAAGGATACAACGTTACTGGCTACGATCCTCATTATGCTCCAGACCAACCGAAGGGCAAGTTTGATACCATTGTTTGTATCTATGTATTGAACGTTCTTCTACCGAAAGAGCAAGAGTACGTCCTGATGTCCATTTCTGAACTGCTTCTTCCAGAGGGAAGCGCATACTTTGCCGTTCGACGTGATATTCGACGTGATGGTTTTCGTCTTCACCTGAAACATCGTGTAGAGGTGTATCAGTGCTCAGTTACGCTCCCCTATCAAAGTATTCTTCGCACCGATCATTGTGAAATATACCACTATCGCCACTATAATCAACTATCTTCGCCTTCTACACCTTCGACATGCCCATTCTGCACACCTGCAAATGATTATGAATTACTGACCGAGTCTGCCAATGCATATGCTGTGTTAGTCAGACGCCCGATTTCCCCTGGTCACACGCTTGTCATCCCCAAGAAACACTTCACCCGTTATCTTCAAATTCCGCATTATACCGTAGAATCTTACTGGTCAGTAGTAGAACGGGTAAAGCAAATACTAAACGAACGTTTTTACCCCAAACATTTCAACATAAAAGTTGATACCGATACAGTCGCAGGTCATGTATATATTCATATTATCCCACAGTACGCCTAG
- a CDS encoding HNH endonuclease domain-containing protein, whose amino-acid sequence MSVNSLPHSNQLPIFALAASFDEVTNSYKFYWFLAILDHIKESQTRTIPVTTLLAHMVARVWFPTNYFRLSFGKQDQLSNVATLLRESSGLPIDSSYSQVFDEALKHMQDKDDAGKSIYKIARFVPYRFLRPFFSGDLRGIKDTEINRRISDLSQSTFDRSPCLYRFIEIETKQAIEIHPEWFEYLKQHLTILRGFCLWKLIEYLQKHNPNVPNIPGKLFEPQERDMKRAREFWNIVFKKETTLQCIYSGETLDEKRYSLDHFIPWSFTANDCIWNIIPTTKEVNSSKSDSIPKIDKYFDSFAKTQLDAVRIVSEKKPKLLEDHILLFKVDSASELQNMDLQDFSQHLRDTIIPQVQIARNMGFLTDWEYRR is encoded by the coding sequence ATGTCCGTGAATAGTCTACCTCATTCCAATCAACTTCCCATATTTGCCCTGGCAGCGAGTTTCGACGAGGTAACAAACTCGTACAAATTCTATTGGTTTCTTGCCATCCTGGATCATATTAAGGAATCTCAAACACGCACCATACCTGTCACTACACTACTGGCGCATATGGTAGCCAGGGTATGGTTCCCAACAAACTATTTTCGTCTCTCTTTTGGTAAACAGGATCAACTGAGCAATGTCGCAACACTTCTCCGTGAAAGTTCTGGGCTACCAATAGATAGTTCCTATAGCCAGGTATTTGACGAAGCTTTGAAGCACATGCAGGATAAAGATGACGCCGGAAAATCCATTTATAAAATCGCTCGATTTGTTCCTTACCGGTTTCTTCGTCCTTTTTTCTCGGGAGATCTGCGAGGCATAAAAGACACCGAGATAAACCGTCGTATCTCAGACCTTTCTCAAAGCACCTTCGACCGTTCTCCGTGCTTATACCGTTTTATAGAAATTGAAACAAAGCAAGCAATCGAGATACATCCTGAATGGTTCGAATACCTCAAGCAACACCTTACGATTTTAAGAGGATTTTGTTTATGGAAATTAATCGAATATCTACAAAAACACAATCCTAATGTACCGAATATTCCCGGAAAATTGTTTGAACCCCAAGAAAGGGATATGAAGCGGGCAAGAGAGTTCTGGAACATCGTATTCAAGAAAGAAACAACGCTGCAGTGCATATATTCAGGAGAAACCCTGGACGAAAAGCGATACTCACTCGACCACTTTATTCCGTGGAGCTTTACTGCGAATGATTGTATCTGGAATATTATTCCGACAACTAAAGAAGTTAACTCATCCAAAAGTGACAGTATTCCCAAAATTGACAAATACTTTGACTCTTTTGCAAAAACCCAACTCGATGCAGTGAGAATAGTCTCCGAAAAGAAACCGAAACTACTTGAAGATCACATTTTACTTTTCAAGGTCGATTCTGCTTCCGAACTACAAAATATGGATCTCCAAGATTTTAGTCAACACCTTCGGGACACAATTATTCCACAGGTTCAGATAGCACGAAACATGGGTTTCCTGACCGACTGGGAATACCGTCGATGA
- a CDS encoding helix-turn-helix domain-containing protein produces the protein MRSRRRWSSLSALVRATLRQEEWMTVREAAALYRVTDETMLAWVRAGAFPMQVEEGRTWVARAALEAALHRMPERRSDDRDHPRHTADALAMPDDPDSTPESAGRRQ, from the coding sequence ATGCGATCCCGCCGACGCTGGAGTTCATTGAGTGCGCTGGTGCGCGCGACGCTGCGCCAGGAGGAATGGATGACGGTGCGCGAGGCAGCGGCGCTGTACCGCGTGACCGATGAGACGATGCTGGCGTGGGTGCGCGCCGGGGCGTTCCCGATGCAGGTCGAGGAGGGGCGCACGTGGGTGGCGCGTGCGGCGCTGGAAGCGGCGCTGCATCGCATGCCGGAACGCCGCAGCGACGACCGCGACCATCCGCGCCATACCGCCGATGCACTGGCGATGCCCGACGATCCGGACAGCACGCCCGAGAGCGCTGGCAGACGCCAATAG
- a CDS encoding M42 family metallopeptidase codes for MNDHSLAFLKHLLATPGPSGDEVAVGRIWRREAETFADRVYADVRGNSYAVLEGGSPRVLLAGHIDEIGVMVSSIDDDGFLWFSPIGGWDPQVLVGQRVRLAGRTGDVIGVIGKKPIHQMKPDEREKASKIEDLWIDIGVTSRAEARELVRVGATGVIDAPIYDLPGGRIVSRSIDDRIGAFTVLEALRLLERDRPRATVAAVATSQEEITFAGAHTAAFSFEPQVAIAVDVTFATDHPNADRRQYGNVRLGGGPVLSRGSANSPVVYDMLTAIAEREGIPYSIQVNPRYTGTDADAIHLSRGGVATAVISIPNRYMHSPNEMIALSDVEYAARLIAAFVRSLTPETSFIPI; via the coding sequence ATGAACGACCATTCGCTTGCATTTTTGAAACATCTGCTTGCCACGCCCGGTCCCTCCGGCGATGAAGTGGCTGTCGGGCGCATCTGGCGGCGCGAAGCCGAAACCTTTGCCGATCGGGTCTACGCCGATGTGCGGGGCAATTCGTATGCCGTGCTGGAAGGCGGATCACCGCGTGTGCTGCTTGCCGGTCATATCGACGAGATCGGCGTCATGGTGAGTTCCATTGATGACGACGGCTTTCTGTGGTTCTCGCCCATCGGCGGATGGGATCCGCAGGTGCTGGTCGGGCAGCGGGTGCGTCTGGCGGGGCGCACCGGTGATGTTATTGGCGTTATCGGGAAGAAACCGATCCATCAGATGAAACCCGACGAGCGCGAGAAAGCCAGCAAGATCGAGGACCTCTGGATCGACATCGGCGTGACGAGTCGGGCGGAAGCCAGAGAACTGGTGCGTGTCGGCGCCACCGGCGTGATCGATGCGCCGATCTACGATCTGCCGGGCGGGAGGATCGTTTCACGCAGCATCGACGACCGGATTGGCGCATTCACGGTACTGGAGGCGCTCCGCTTGCTGGAGCGCGATCGTCCGCGCGCAACGGTGGCGGCAGTGGCAACGTCGCAGGAGGAAATCACGTTTGCCGGCGCGCATACCGCAGCCTTCAGTTTCGAGCCGCAGGTCGCTATTGCGGTTGATGTGACCTTTGCAACTGACCATCCGAACGCCGACCGCCGGCAGTATGGCAATGTGCGGCTTGGCGGCGGACCGGTGCTGTCGCGCGGTTCTGCCAATAGTCCGGTGGTGTACGATATGCTGACGGCGATTGCAGAACGCGAGGGCATTCCATACAGCATCCAGGTGAATCCGCGCTACACCGGAACCGATGCCGATGCCATTCACCTGTCGCGCGGCGGGGTCGCCACTGCTGTGATCTCGATCCCCAACCGTTATATGCACTCTCCGAATGAAATGATCGCTCTGAGCGATGTCGAGTATGCCGCACGTCTGATCGCTGCATTCGTGCGCAGTCTGACGCCGGAGACCAGTTTTATCCCGATCTGA
- a CDS encoding STAS domain-containing protein, whose protein sequence is MRDRFNAIMTTRATDVDVQRRALAVMQLIAAMLVANVLFLALGLLSSGAQSAFIPIASSICFIGAFVLARQGRASVAAWIVILAFLAGAMIAVTRTPPEQASNVGYFLTALIVIASLTLTPGQLWLVTFGVVASFLATLALAHPGFWDMAPVRLHTMNSSVLLVVVGFVSYVGARLARRAINEAHQARALAERMQAELAQANAQLETRVAERTTELSRTLAAQQALTAELQRSLAAQQELSQIILELSLPVIPVREGTVVVPLSGTIDSTRAAKLTESVLRVVEQRHIHTVILDITGVPIVDTQVAQALVRTASAARLMGAETILVGIRPEVAQTLIGLGIHLGLRTAATLQEGLELPTRDARRRNGGAVAPGRMKASYEDTSDR, encoded by the coding sequence ATGCGCGACCGATTCAATGCCATTATGACGACCCGCGCCACCGATGTTGACGTGCAGCGTCGCGCGCTGGCGGTCATGCAACTGATCGCTGCGATGCTGGTGGCGAATGTCCTGTTTCTTGCGCTCGGTCTGCTGTCATCAGGCGCGCAGAGTGCGTTCATTCCGATTGCCAGCAGCATCTGCTTCATTGGGGCATTTGTCCTCGCCCGGCAGGGGCGCGCCAGCGTTGCGGCGTGGATCGTTATTCTCGCCTTTCTCGCCGGCGCCATGATCGCAGTCACCAGGACACCACCTGAACAGGCATCAAACGTGGGGTATTTCCTGACCGCCCTGATCGTGATTGCGAGTCTGACTCTTACCCCAGGGCAACTCTGGCTGGTCACGTTTGGAGTCGTTGCCAGTTTTCTTGCGACGCTTGCTCTCGCGCATCCTGGCTTCTGGGATATGGCCCCGGTTCGTTTGCATACCATGAACAGTAGTGTACTGCTCGTGGTTGTCGGCTTTGTATCGTATGTCGGGGCGCGCCTTGCGCGGCGCGCGATTAACGAGGCGCATCAGGCGCGCGCGCTGGCGGAGCGGATGCAGGCTGAACTGGCGCAGGCGAATGCGCAACTGGAAACGCGCGTTGCAGAGCGCACGACTGAGTTGAGTCGGACGCTCGCGGCGCAACAGGCGCTGACCGCAGAGTTGCAGCGCAGCCTGGCAGCTCAGCAGGAACTCAGTCAGATCATCCTCGAACTTTCGCTGCCGGTCATTCCTGTGCGTGAAGGAACCGTCGTTGTGCCCCTCTCCGGCACGATCGATAGCACACGAGCGGCGAAGTTGACCGAGAGCGTTCTCAGGGTCGTCGAGCAGCGTCATATCCATACCGTCATTCTGGACATCACCGGCGTGCCGATTGTCGATACCCAGGTAGCGCAGGCGCTGGTGCGCACCGCCAGCGCTGCCCGGTTGATGGGGGCGGAAACGATACTGGTCGGCATTCGACCGGAAGTTGCGCAGACGCTGATCGGTCTGGGCATTCACCTTGGTCTGCGCACTGCAGCAACGTTGCAGGAAGGGCTGGAACTGCCGACGAGGGACGCGCGCAGGCGCAACGGTGGCGCTGTTGCGCCTGGGCGAATGAAGGCGTCGTATGAAGATACTTCTGATCGGTAA
- a CDS encoding phosphoribosylamine--glycine ligase: MKILLIGNDGRTHALAWKLINSPRVPEVICAPGNGGTAPFAPSVDLDVADAAGLSRWTFEEQIDLVIPASSAPLHTGLVDEVLMLNIGVWGASRRAASLERSRCLAKEFMLRHGVPTATGRAFTDLATAERYLATLPLPVMIKTDHPSGGEEIFDDRYAALEGLRRLFAARSLDGGEGVVIEAVLQGPRVALSALTDGRTAIPLLATRLYDRVEEGDRGAQACGVGAHTSNSIFAQRLTRYLHEKFILPFVAGLEKEGLPCWGLIGVDCVITAEGPRATALRFSFREGEAQVVLPRLEDDLLPWIEASITRRLHELPPPAWTTTPSVGLGLMARGYPNFFPTGGQIRGLEDIEPGVMIFHSATTNPAATAPYMPRALRSRGGSADALSSMIGGLLGMGGSPQGWSGLRTTGGLVATVVAQGISLPGARGRALINADRVQFEGRIYRSDIGERDFG, encoded by the coding sequence ATGAAGATACTTCTGATCGGTAATGATGGGCGCACGCACGCGCTGGCGTGGAAACTGATCAACAGCCCGCGCGTACCGGAGGTGATCTGCGCGCCGGGAAATGGCGGAACGGCGCCATTCGCGCCGTCGGTCGATCTCGACGTTGCCGATGCCGCCGGGTTGAGCCGCTGGACGTTTGAGGAACAGATCGATCTGGTCATTCCTGCATCCAGTGCACCGTTGCACACCGGGCTGGTTGATGAAGTGTTGATGTTGAATATCGGCGTGTGGGGAGCGTCACGGCGCGCCGCATCCCTGGAACGCAGTCGCTGTCTGGCAAAGGAGTTTATGCTGCGGCATGGTGTTCCAACCGCGACCGGACGTGCATTCACCGATCTGGCGACTGCCGAACGATACCTGGCGACGTTGCCGTTGCCGGTGATGATTAAGACCGATCATCCTTCCGGCGGTGAGGAAATCTTCGATGACCGGTATGCTGCGCTCGAAGGGTTGCGCCGCCTGTTTGCCGCCCGTTCGCTCGATGGCGGCGAAGGGGTTGTCATTGAAGCCGTGCTCCAGGGTCCCCGCGTGGCGCTCTCGGCGCTGACCGATGGACGCACTGCGATACCCCTGCTTGCAACGCGCCTGTATGATCGGGTGGAGGAAGGGGATCGCGGCGCACAGGCGTGCGGTGTTGGCGCGCATACGAGCAACTCGATATTTGCGCAGCGTCTGACGCGCTACCTGCACGAGAAGTTTATACTGCCGTTCGTCGCCGGGCTGGAAAAGGAAGGATTGCCGTGCTGGGGGTTGATCGGCGTGGATTGCGTCATAACTGCCGAAGGTCCGCGCGCAACGGCGCTCCGTTTCAGTTTCCGCGAAGGAGAGGCGCAGGTGGTGCTGCCGCGCCTGGAGGACGACCTGTTGCCCTGGATCGAAGCCTCGATCACCCGGCGCCTGCACGAACTGCCGCCACCAGCCTGGACGACGACTCCGAGCGTCGGTCTTGGTCTGATGGCGCGCGGGTACCCCAATTTCTTCCCGACCGGCGGACAGATCCGTGGGCTGGAGGATATTGAACCCGGTGTGATGATCTTCCACAGTGCTACAACTAATCCGGCAGCGACAGCGCCCTACATGCCGCGTGCGCTGCGCAGTCGCGGCGGCAGCGCAGATGCTCTGAGTTCGATGATCGGCGGGTTGCTCGGCATGGGCGGTTCGCCGCAGGGCTGGAGCGGGTTGCGCACAACGGGCGGACTGGTGGCGACAGTGGTGGCGCAGGGGATTTCGTTGCCCGGCGCTCGCGGGCGCGCCCTGATCAACGCCGACCGGGTGCAATTCGAGGGGCGCATCTACCGCAGCGATATTGGCGAGCGCGACTTTGGTTGA
- the rlmD gene encoding 23S rRNA (uracil(1939)-C(5))-methyltransferase RlmD — translation MVDPVEHAPSATWPDTLELTLDGIAQGGDAVGRWQERVVFAAGGIPGERVVVRLRERHESYARGDVVAVLIASPDRVEPRLPGASHMPWQHISLAAQQRFRRQILADQLAKFAGVAPELVEATAPASKPWAYRSSARLHCERRRVGYYAADTRLITELDRDPLLHPTLNQALAALRDALAGEPDDDQPLDVTLRVSEAHGYCIAAMRGRGERRRLAERWRSLCPPLAGVVFTVPPPHTVPPVGVDTLVEELDDLTFLLRPTTFFQVNVAAATTLLNLIRAGLGDEAGGRLLDLYCGAGTFTLPLARAAIQVVGVEEYPGAVADAERSAAVNHVSNVRFVVGRAEAVLSSLEGDFDAIVLDPPRRGCHPQVRQALLERAPRRIVYVSCHPATLARDLHTLIGSYTVERATPVDLFPQTPHVESVVVLVRS, via the coding sequence TTGGTTGATCCTGTTGAACATGCCCCATCTGCAACCTGGCCCGATACGCTGGAACTCACCCTTGACGGCATTGCCCAGGGCGGCGATGCCGTCGGGCGCTGGCAGGAACGGGTGGTGTTCGCTGCCGGTGGCATTCCCGGCGAGCGCGTCGTCGTGCGCCTGCGCGAACGGCACGAGTCGTATGCGCGCGGGGATGTGGTAGCTGTGCTCATCGCTTCACCTGATCGGGTAGAACCGCGTCTCCCCGGCGCGAGCCATATGCCATGGCAGCATATCTCTCTTGCTGCCCAGCAACGTTTTCGCCGCCAGATCCTTGCCGATCAACTCGCCAAGTTTGCCGGTGTTGCGCCGGAACTGGTCGAAGCGACCGCGCCAGCGTCGAAACCGTGGGCATACCGCAGCAGCGCCCGGCTGCACTGCGAAAGGCGACGAGTCGGCTACTACGCTGCGGATACGCGGTTGATCACCGAACTCGATCGTGATCCGCTGCTGCATCCAACCCTGAACCAGGCGCTTGCAGCGTTACGCGATGCGCTCGCCGGTGAACCAGACGATGATCAGCCGCTCGATGTAACGTTGCGCGTCAGCGAAGCGCACGGGTATTGCATCGCTGCCATGCGCGGACGCGGTGAGCGGCGACGGCTGGCGGAACGCTGGCGGTCGCTCTGTCCACCGCTCGCGGGCGTCGTTTTTACCGTTCCGCCGCCGCATACCGTTCCCCCTGTCGGCGTTGATACGCTCGTCGAGGAGTTGGACGATCTGACGTTTCTGTTGCGCCCGACGACGTTCTTTCAGGTGAATGTCGCCGCTGCCACGACGTTACTGAACCTGATCCGCGCCGGTCTTGGCGACGAAGCTGGCGGGCGTCTGCTCGATCTCTACTGCGGCGCGGGGACGTTTACCCTGCCCCTGGCACGCGCTGCTATCCAGGTTGTCGGCGTTGAGGAGTATCCCGGCGCAGTTGCCGATGCTGAGCGGAGTGCGGCGGTTAACCATGTCTCAAATGTGCGCTTTGTTGTCGGTCGTGCCGAAGCAGTGTTGAGCAGTCTCGAAGGCGATTTCGACGCGATCGTCCTTGACCCGCCGCGGCGCGGATGTCACCCACAGGTGCGACAGGCGCTGCTCGAACGCGCGCCACGCCGGATCGTCTACGTCTCGTGCCATCCGGCAACCCTTGCGCGCGACCTGCATACCCTGATCGGCAGCTACACGGTCGAGCGCGCCACGCCGGTCGATCTCTTCCCGCAAACGCCGCATGTTGAGAGTGTGGTAGTGCTGGTGCGATCCTGA
- a CDS encoding IS66-like element ISRfsp1 family transposase has product MAEQLPEVEILLKRLSSLEAQIVRLQAEAADLRAENARLQAENDRLQAENIELKRRLGPNSQNSHKPPSSDGYRKKRIQPALPKDKKPRGGQPGHTGRTLQAAEQPDQVQVHLPARCAGCGRIISAHESHKGAGKRQVFDRPGPRLVVTEHRLGEITCCQQAQRGVYPANVTASVRDGPGVRALVTQLSVDHNMPLEQMCRLFEDVFGYALNRETVATALEQGYELAAAVEAATVEQLKRAEVAHVDETGLRGAGRLRWLHTASDSRYTHLFVHPKRGGEAVRSDASVRKDFGGRAIHDCLPASYQFEQANHGACLAHILRELQGLVEQGSAWAEVMRDFLWHLYEQARPLQGEAAAAARNRYRQIVSAAELAEPPPEQKAGPGRPKSTAGRNVLRRLKEREEAVLAFALVEGVPFTNNQAERDLRPAKVKQKVSGCFRTDQGAAVYARLQAVISPCHKQGRNVFATLRDLFARQPVSLLAGG; this is encoded by the coding sequence GTGGCTGAGCAACTGCCGGAAGTAGAAATCCTGCTCAAGCGACTGAGTTCTCTTGAGGCCCAGATTGTCCGTCTGCAGGCGGAAGCAGCCGATCTGCGAGCGGAGAACGCCCGCCTGCAGGCCGAGAATGACCGTCTCCAGGCCGAGAACATCGAGTTGAAGCGTCGGTTGGGACCGAACAGCCAGAACAGCCACAAGCCACCCAGCAGCGACGGGTATCGGAAGAAGCGAATACAGCCGGCGCTGCCCAAAGACAAGAAGCCACGCGGCGGACAGCCTGGGCACACGGGTCGAACCTTACAGGCGGCGGAGCAACCCGACCAGGTGCAGGTTCATTTGCCAGCGCGTTGCGCTGGGTGTGGGCGGATCATCTCGGCGCATGAATCGCATAAGGGGGCGGGCAAGCGACAGGTGTTTGATAGACCAGGGCCGCGCTTGGTCGTGACCGAACATCGGTTGGGGGAAATCACATGCTGCCAGCAGGCCCAGCGCGGCGTCTACCCGGCGAATGTGACAGCCAGCGTGCGGGATGGGCCTGGAGTACGAGCACTGGTCACCCAGTTGTCGGTGGATCACAACATGCCGCTGGAGCAGATGTGCCGCTTGTTCGAGGACGTGTTTGGATACGCGCTGAACCGTGAGACGGTAGCGACGGCTCTGGAACAGGGGTATGAACTGGCGGCGGCGGTGGAAGCAGCCACGGTGGAGCAGTTGAAGCGAGCGGAGGTGGCGCATGTTGATGAGACGGGGCTGCGGGGAGCGGGGAGGCTGCGCTGGCTGCACACCGCGAGCGACAGCCGGTATACCCATCTGTTTGTGCACCCCAAGCGCGGGGGCGAGGCCGTGCGCAGCGATGCGTCGGTGCGCAAGGATTTCGGCGGACGAGCGATTCATGATTGCTTGCCGGCCTCCTACCAGTTTGAACAGGCCAACCATGGGGCGTGCCTGGCGCACATCCTGCGCGAACTGCAAGGATTGGTAGAGCAAGGGTCAGCATGGGCAGAGGTGATGCGTGACTTCCTGTGGCATCTGTATGAACAGGCGCGGCCCTTGCAAGGGGAGGCGGCTGCGGCGGCCCGGAATCGCTATCGGCAGATCGTGAGTGCGGCGGAGTTGGCCGAGCCGCCGCCTGAACAGAAAGCAGGCCCGGGACGCCCCAAAAGCACAGCGGGGCGTAATGTGCTGCGGCGGCTGAAGGAGCGTGAGGAAGCGGTGCTTGCCTTTGCACTGGTGGAGGGTGTGCCCTTCACCAACAACCAGGCTGAGCGAGACTTGCGCCCGGCCAAAGTCAAACAGAAAGTAAGCGGCTGTTTTCGCACTGACCAGGGGGCAGCGGTGTATGCCCGCCTGCAGGCGGTGATCTCTCCTTGTCACAAACAGGGGCGCAACGTCTTCGCCACGCTGCGCGACCTCTTCGCTCGCCAGCCAGTCTCCCTACTTGCAGGCGGCTAG